A stretch of the Rosa rugosa chromosome 5, drRosRugo1.1, whole genome shotgun sequence genome encodes the following:
- the LOC133711586 gene encoding uncharacterized protein LOC133711586: protein MHKWDTLRNPSRHIERVFSTQSSQEVANNRLRLNSTIESVRLLANQGCAFRGHDESANSSNCGNFNAVLQAFGRVNLEVHKVLHNAPGNAKYISPIIQIQILNILGNKVRTKIREEVGDAKFCILVDEAVDVSNREQMTIILRFVDCDGFIRERFFKVISVADTCSQTLKNEISKVLAQYDLQVENMRGQGYDGASNMRGEFNGLQALFREECPYAYYVHFFAHRLQLTLNAAAKGVHDIWQFFSTLNVIVNFVDSSAKRHSALRVIREEEIADLVAAGTLETGTGANQTCTLQRAGATRWSSHLRSISSLIKLFGATQKTLADLVANGPNKLQGEARSVGRAMKRFDFVFCLLLMHDVMKITDFLCQSLQKKAIDILNALNFLSITKSKVQDMREDGWDDLIMRVKSFCCEHDIVMPDMSAPYKKGTEWAYEQNITKEHFFRVNILNAVIDFQLAELDSRFTDKSLELLVLSATFDPRDNFQSFRYEDVCNLALKFYPMDFSSSDILALDMECGYFLTDIQRDPRFAKTTSVSDLCRRLVKSRKSAFFPMIYRLICLVLTLPVSTATTERAFSAMNIIKNKLRNKMEDDFLDDLMVLNIEKEFADSIDNDSVIAEFEMSGPRRVRFS, encoded by the coding sequence ATGCATAAGTGGGATACACTAAGAAACCCATCTAGGCATATTGAAAGAGTATTTAGCACACAATCATCACAAGAAGTAGCAAATAACCGACTTCGGCTTAATTCAACTATAGAGAGTGTAAGGTTGTTGGCAAACCAAGGATGTGCTTTTAGAGGTCATGATGAATCGGCTAATTCATCCAATTGTGGCAATTTCAATGCGGTTTTGCAAGCCTTTGGTAGAGTTAATTTAGAAGTCCACAAAGTCTTACATAATGCTCCTGGGAATGCCAAGTATATTTCTCCAATTATTCAAATACAAATCCTAAATATTCTTGGTAACAAAGTTAGAACCAAGATTCGTGAGGAAGTGGGAGATGCTAAATTTTGTATCCTTGTTGATGAAGCGGTTGATGTGTCTAATAGAGAACAAATGACTATCATTCTTCGATTTGTTGATTGTGATGGGTTTATTAGAGAACGATTTTTCAAAGTTATTAGTGTTGCAGACACTTGTTCTCAAACTCTTAAAAATGAGATATCCAAAGTCCTTGCCCAATATGATCTTCAAGTAGAAAATATGCGTGGCCAAGGTTATGATGGTGCTAGCAACATGCGGGGTGAATTTAATGGTTTACAAGCTTTGTTTCGTGAAGAGTGTCCATATGCATATTATGTGCATTTCTTTGCTCATCGCTTACAATTGACTTTAAATGCCGCAGCTAAAGGAGTGCATGATATTTGGCAATTCTTTTCAACTCTAAATGTGATTGTTAATTTTGTTGATTCTTCTGCAAAACGGCATTCAGCATTAAGAGTCatcagagaagaagaaattgcagATTTAGTGGCTGCAGGTACCCTTGAGACAGGTACAGGGGCTAATCAAACTTGCACTTTGCAACGAGCAGGAGCTACTCGTTGGAGCTCACATCTTCGCTCTATTTCAAGTTTGATCAAGTTATTTGGAGCTACTCAAAAAACTCTTGCAGATTTGGTTGCAAATGGACCAAATAAATTACAAGGAGAAGCAAGGAGTGTAGGTAGGGCTATGAAGcgttttgattttgtgttttgcttGCTTTTGATGCATGATGTCATGAAGATTACTGACTTTCTTTGTCAGTCATTGCAAAAAAAAGCCATAGACATCTTGAATGCtctaaattttctttcaataacaaaatcaaaagtTCAAGATATGAGAGAAGATGGTTGGGATGATTTGATTATGAGGGTTAAATCATTTTGTTGTGAGCATGATATTGTTATGCCAGATATGTCTGCTCCTTACAAGAAAGGTACAGAGTGGGCTTATGAACAAAATATTACAAAGGAGCATTTTTTTCGGGTCAATATACTTAATGCTGTAATAGACTTTCAGTTGGCAGAGCTGGATAGTAGATTTACAGATAAGTCATTGGAGCTTCTTGTTCTTAGTGCTACATTTGATCCACGTGATAATTTTCAGTCATTCAGATATGAAGATGTTTGCAATCTTGCTTTGAAGTTTTATCCTATGGATTTTTCATCATCTGATATTCTTGCTCTAGATATGGAGTGTGGATATTTTCTAACAGATATTCAGAGGGATCCAAGATTTGCCAAGACAACTTCTGTGTCTGATTTGTGTCGGCGGTTAGTTAAATCAAGAAAGTCAGCATTCTTTCCTATGATTTATAGATTGATTTGTCTTGTGTTGACTCTGCCAGTTTCTACAGCAACAACAGAGAGAGCATTTTCGGCTATGAACATCATCAAAAATAAACTTAGAAATAAGATGGAAGATGACTTTCTTGATGATTTGATGGTTCTCAACATTGAAAAAGAATTTGCTGATAGTATTGACAATGATTCTGTGATTGCTGAGTTTGAAATGAGTGGGCCTCGGAGGGTACGATTTAgttag